A genomic region of Salvelinus alpinus chromosome 12, SLU_Salpinus.1, whole genome shotgun sequence contains the following coding sequences:
- the LOC139535550 gene encoding myb/SANT-like DNA-binding domain-containing protein 4 isoform X2, translating to MATRAAYFSPSEAQILMEAYEEVKDIIKKKGNTATVIKQREKAWQSIADRLNALNMNGPKRTWQQVKIKYKNILQNAVKKNTHRQGTGGGSPKADLTPAEDMALELNKGRPVLEGIPGGKETSIGSSQDATRFIQVSGSTVFLLEPPAQAPDDADPGEGPSAAATAHDGDDDEEETISLDSRRHEDPDAIQWENQPGNISSQAIRKLYGNHLRRQIELADIDIQYKKKKMENLALESEIKKRTIRKLDLEIKKLERELQEDDTAQNKN from the exons atggcaactagagccgcgtacttttccccgtcggaagcacaaatcctcatggaggcatacgaggaggtaaaagatataattaagaagaaaggcaacaccgccacagtgataaagcaaagagaaaaagcgtggcaaagtattgcagaccgcctgaatgc attaaacatgaacgggccaaaacggacatggcagcaggtcaaaatcaaatacaagaacattctgcagaatg cagtgaaaaagaatacccacagacaaggcacgggtggtgggtcaccaaaggctgaccttaccccagcagaggacatggccttggagctaaataaaggcaggcccgtcttagaggggatccctggggggaaagagacgagcataggttcctcccaagatgccacccgcttcattcaag tgtctggcagcactgtgtttctgttagagccaccagcacaagcaccagacgatgctgatcca ggtgaaggccccagtgcagcagcaacagcacatgatggagacgatgatgaggaggagaccatctctctggattccagaaggcatgag gacccagatgctatacagtgggaaaaccagcctggcaacata agctcacaagctatcagaaagttgtatggcaaccacctccggcgccaaatagaactggcagacatagacattcagtacaagaagaaaaagatggaaaatcttgcactggagtccgaaataaaaaagaggacaattaggaaactggaccttgaaataaaaaaacttgagagggag ctccaagaagatgacacagctcaaaataaaaattag
- the LOC139535550 gene encoding myb/SANT-like DNA-binding domain-containing protein 4 isoform X1, producing MATRAAYFSPSEAQILMEAYEEVKDIIKKKGNTATVIKQREKAWQSIADRLNALNMNGPKRTWQQVKIKYKNILQNAVKKNTHRQGTGGGSPKADLTPAEDMALELNKGRPVLEGIPGGKETSIGSSQDATRFIQVSGSTVFLLEPPAQAPDDADPGEGPSAAATAHDGDDDEEETISLDSRRHEDPDAIQWENQPGNISSQAIRKLYGNHLRRQIELADIDIQYKKKKMENLALESEIKKRTIRKLDLEIKKLEREVRYAFNVHCMLTVTQMY from the exons atggcaactagagccgcgtacttttccccgtcggaagcacaaatcctcatggaggcatacgaggaggtaaaagatataattaagaagaaaggcaacaccgccacagtgataaagcaaagagaaaaagcgtggcaaagtattgcagaccgcctgaatgc attaaacatgaacgggccaaaacggacatggcagcaggtcaaaatcaaatacaagaacattctgcagaatg cagtgaaaaagaatacccacagacaaggcacgggtggtgggtcaccaaaggctgaccttaccccagcagaggacatggccttggagctaaataaaggcaggcccgtcttagaggggatccctggggggaaagagacgagcataggttcctcccaagatgccacccgcttcattcaag tgtctggcagcactgtgtttctgttagagccaccagcacaagcaccagacgatgctgatcca ggtgaaggccccagtgcagcagcaacagcacatgatggagacgatgatgaggaggagaccatctctctggattccagaaggcatgag gacccagatgctatacagtgggaaaaccagcctggcaacata agctcacaagctatcagaaagttgtatggcaaccacctccggcgccaaatagaactggcagacatagacattcagtacaagaagaaaaagatggaaaatcttgcactggagtccgaaataaaaaagaggacaattaggaaactggaccttgaaataaaaaaacttgagagggaggtgagatatgccttcaatgtacactgtatgctaactgtaacacaaatgtattaa